The following coding sequences lie in one Rutidosis leptorrhynchoides isolate AG116_Rl617_1_P2 chromosome 4, CSIRO_AGI_Rlap_v1, whole genome shotgun sequence genomic window:
- the LOC139841617 gene encoding uncharacterized protein, with product MNKVANKVFGNWQWGDNSSKCSGRTRIMIGWDSNEVLCNILHSTNQVIHCCVEQHNSNKSFFYSFVYASNDDIERRQLWEDLILHKGVVKDAEWLVIRDFNVSLNPEDKSSGSSVVTSEMNDFRECVENIEVEDLNQSGFHFSWVQKMHDVGKDRGVLKKIDRAMCSNYFVDKYPRAHVEFQPHNVYDHTPMLLSIPNMARRKVKPFRFSNHLPYKPKFFPLIGSVWDQQVQGFKMFSVVSKLKVVKKKLREFSREKGNVFDKVKKFKIELERVQTDVMNDPDNQELRKEENFYFKAYKEASIDEERLLIQKTKVQWLKEGDQNTAYFHKVMKTRLNRNRIEAIEDVHGVLFKGNEVPDQFIKFYTELLGKQYNVSDVRAVVMVDKEEIKDALWDIDDSKSPGPDGLNSKFFKAAWPVIDDDVCVAFHEFFLNGKLLGEVNALLCKILANRIKNSRDDVVDNKKRQISDNVLLAQELMRGYNWKKGKGRSKRFKARTSTFSLPFYSCYGGFELMYYKKDQGESKLNSVRLLKDCLDEFSSYSGLVPNVDKSTIFMGSFAGNIKQGICALMPFDIGSFPARYLGLPLITTRLYHKDCHSLIDKAKKRIKDWKNRVLSFADRL from the exons ATGAATAAAGTTGCTAATAAAGTTTTTGGTAATTGGCAATGGGGTGACAATAGTAGTAAATGTTCTGGTAGGACTAGAATTATGATTGGTTGGGATTCAAATGAAGTTTTATGTAACATTCTTCATTCAACTAATCAAGTTATTCATTGTTGTGTTGAACAACATAACAGTAATAAAAGTTTCTTTTATTCTTTTGTTTATGCTTCTAATGATGATATTGAAAGGAGGCAGTTATGGGAAGATTTAATTCTTCATAAAGGTGTGGTTAAAGATGCTGAATGGCTTGTAATTAGAGATTTTAATGTCAGCCTAAACCCTGAGGATAAGTCAAGTGGATCTTCTGTTGTTACTAGTGAAATGAATGATTTTAGGGAATGTGTTGAAAATATTGAGGTTGAAGACTTAAACCAATCTGGTTTTCACTTTTCATGGGTTCAAAAAATGCATGATGTGGGTAAAGATAGAGGGGTTCTTAAGAAAATTGATAGAGCTATGTGTTCTAATTATTTTGTGGATAAGTATCCTAGAGCTCATGTGGAATTTCAGCCTCATAATGTATATGATCATACTCCTATGTTACTCTCCATTCCTAATATGGCTAGAAGGAAAGTGAAACCTTTTAGGTTTAGTAATCACTTACCCTATAAACCTAAGTTTTTTCCTTTGATTGGTTCTGTTTGGGATCAACAAGTTCAAGGGTTCAAAATGTTCTCTGTTGTTAGTAAGTTGAAGGTGGTCAAGAAGAAATTAAGGGAATTTAGTAGAGAAAAGGGGAATGTTTTTGATAAAGTTAAGAAGTTTAAGATTGAACTTGAAAGGGTCCAAACTGATGTTATGAATGATCCTGATAATCAAGAGCTGAGAAAGGAGGAGAATTTTTATTTTAAAGCTTATAAAGAAGCTTCTATTGATGAGGAAAGGTTACTTATTCAAAAAACTAAAGTTCAATGGTTGAAGGAAGGTGATCAGAACACTGCTTATTTCCATAAGGTTATGAAGACTAGGCTTAATAGAAACAGGATTGAAGCTATTGAAGATGTGCATGGTGTTCTTTTCAAAGGGAATGAGGTTCCTGATCAGTTTATTAAGTTTTACACTGAGTTACTTGGCAAACAGTACAATGTTTCTGATGTGCGAGCGGTggt AATGGTGGATAAAGAAGAAATTAAAGATGCTTTATGGGACATTGATGACTCTAAATCTCCAGGTCCAGATGGTCTTAATTCTAAATTTTTCAAGGCTGCTTGGCCTGTtattgatgatgatgtttgtgttgcttttcatgaattttttcttAATGGTAAGCTTTTGGGTGAGGTGAATGCTTTGCTTTG TAAAATTCTTGCTAATAGAATTAAGAACAGTCGTGATGATGTTGTGGATAACAAAAAAAGACAGATTAGTGATAATGTTCTTCTTGCTCAAGAACTGATGAGGGGTTATAATTGGAAGAAGGGTAAGGGCAG GTCAAAGAGGTTTAAGGCAAGGACATCCACTTTCTCCTTACCTTTTTACTCTTGTTATGGAGGTTTTGAACTTATGTATTACAAGAAAGATCAAGGAGAGAG TAAGTTGAATTCTGTTAGACTGCTTAAAGATTGCCTTGATGAGTTTTCTAGTTATTCTGGATTGGTTCCAAATGTTGATAAAAGTACTATTTTCATGGGCAGTTTTGCTGGTAATATTAAGCAGGGTATTTGTGCTTTAATGCCTTTTGATATTGGTAGTTTCCCTGCTAGATATCTTGGTTTACCATTGATTACTACTAGGCTCTATCATAAAGATTGTCATAGCTTAATTGATAAAGCAAAGAAAAGAATCAAAGATTGGAAGAACAGAGTGTTATCTTTTGCTGATAGGCTGTAG